The following coding sequences are from one Melanotaenia boesemani isolate fMelBoe1 chromosome 17, fMelBoe1.pri, whole genome shotgun sequence window:
- the srfbp1 gene encoding serum response factor-binding protein 1, whose product MMNTDEKMVPSFKNQVEEDQGEIEEEDGEEEEEGGEKSCDDGEEEEGRDDTEKKVEVMPQATDEDFPLAIEAAEKKPQVLNLNNEVVNMRKEVRRVRVLIIRKLTRKIAALKKKKGKEEEVERNQRRAARLLEEVHSMKNLSPDLVTKTALQKSLNFEQVCKNPKSTISDRAVARIATHPQFNKKIESIKAAVKAFKEERVKGLKQEGKAKVQKQAEKQTLPSQDKKAKIENKKNKRESTLDLQETADNEERIVVCKNTKDAAEIHKQAKPDSTSVKSSGVKDVVKNEPQSRVAEKISGLPPASVMLQKREEEDESDVEPSDDEEKEYFDDSTEERFHKQSSQSEESDDEDDFFVGKMSKFKKKKQKANKKEEEDKGQEVKKDSTDNVKTSDKLQSELDELETRLKSRATSLQSVFCSSLTGTKAGRGSSKGRGGGKFMAQGKPKSGSGPDRDFSKHVKFQNKEQGASNVGFKYSKPCPESTGPQSDERVSAFAGRGRGRGRGNVRWEKSHSGGGVVSHQSALHPSWEASKKRKEQQGQIMAFQGKKIKFDDDD is encoded by the exons ATGATGAATACAGATGAAAAAATGGTGCCATCTTTTAAGAATCAAGTGGAGGAGGACCAGGGAGAGATAGAAGAGGAAGatggtgaggaggaagaggagggaggagaaaagAGTTGTGATGAtggtgaagaagaggaaggtaGAGATGATactgaaaaaaaagtagaagtgATGCCACAAGCTACAGATGAAGATTTTCCATTAGCTATTGAGGCTGCAGAGAAAAAGCCACAGGTCTTGAATCTCAACAATGAGGTGGTGAAtatgaggaaggaggtgaggaGAGTTAGGGTTTTGATCATCAGGAAACTTACACGAAAGATTGCTGcactaaagaagaagaaaggcaAAGAGGAGGAGGTTGAGAGAAATCAGAGGAGAGCTGCAAGACTGCTAGAGGAGGTCCACAGCATGAAGAACCTCTCTCCAGACTTG GTGACCAAGACAGCCTTGCAGAAGAGCCTCAACTTTGAGCAAGTGTGCAAAAACCCTAAGTCTACTATATCAGACCGAGCTGTTGCACGCATTGCCACCCATCCTCAGTTCAATAAGAAGATTGAAAGCATCAAAGCTGCTGTGAAAGCCTTTAAAGAGGAGCGTGTGAAGGGTTTAAAGCAGGAGGGAAAGGCAAAAGTTCAAAAGCAAGCTGAGAAGCAAACTCTGCCTTCTCAAGACAAGAAGGCAAAAATAGAgaataagaaaaacaagagaGAGAGTACTTTGGACTTACAGGAAACAGCAGATAATGAGGAGCGAATAGTTGTTTGTAAAAACACGAAGGATGCAGCTGAGATTCACAAGCAAGCAAAGCCAGATTCTACAAGTGTTAAAAGTAGTGGTGTAAAGGATGTTGTGAAAAATGAACCTCAAAGTAGAGTTGCAGAAAAGATTTCAGGTCTCCCGCCTGCCTCTGTGATGCTccagaaaagagaagaagaggatgagaGTGATGTAGAGCCATCGGATGATGAAGAGAAAGAGTACTTTGATGACAGCACTGAGGAACGATTTCACAAGCAGTCCTCCCAGTCAGAGGAGAGTGATGACGAAGATGACTTCTTTGTAGGGAAAATGAGCAAAttcaagaagaagaaacagaaagccaacaaaaaggaggaggaggacaaagGACAGGAAGTGAAAAAGGACTCAACAGACAATGTGAAAACTTCTGACAAACTCCAGAGTGAACTTGACGAGCTCGAGACACGGTTGAAGTCCAGAGCAACCTCACTTCAGTCCGTTTTCTGTTCATCCCTGACTGGGACTAAGGCTGGAAGAGGCTCCAGCAAAGGGAGAGGTGGGGGTAAATTTATGGCGCAAGGGAAACCAAAAAGTGGCAGTGGTCCTGATAGAGATTTTAGTAAACATGTTAAGtttcaaaacaaagagcaagGAGCTTCAAATGTTGGGTTCAAGTACAGCAAGCCATGCCCTGAAAGCACAGGTCCTCAGTCTGATGAGAGGGTCTCTGCATTTGCTGGGAGAGGGAGAGGACGCGGCAGAGGTAACGTTCGATGGGAAAAGAGTCACTCAGGTGGAGGAGTCGTCTCTCATCAGTCGGCACTCCATCCATCCTGGGAGGCCAGCAAAAAAAGGAAGGAGCAGCAAGGACAGATCATGGCCTTCCAGGGGAAGAAGATTAaatttgatgatgatgactga
- the e2f3 gene encoding transcription factor E2F3 yields MARTQLCRSKNTKLELEGSALQDPQDDGGAKQSDETKEAKAFQTQENTRIQNFFLERTRCDTSLGLLTLRFKELLSSTTDGVLDLNAVSRELGVSKRRVYDVTNVLEGIKLIRKKSKNHIQWLGWETSDLLNKDLKDLTEEESKLDGLIQSCARQIRQLCEDRHCRRYAYLTYEDISSIPSLKEQTVIVIKAPAETKLEVPHPEESFQVHLTSIHGPIEVYLCCDKPIPMASTASGTKSSNLNPNTCGKDLFFSMPFLSLIQVSSKEDAGNSHGIKSSSNSQSKPSMATVTPTPTFEVQHKFATPPLPLSVVGGQYLLSLASNEGITDLFSANLDQSPMDVPLT; encoded by the exons ATGGC AAGAACGCAACTTTGCAGATCTAAG AATACAAAGCTGGAGCTGGAAGGCAGTGCTCTGCAGGACCCCCAAGATGATGGTGGGGCCAAGCAGTCGGATGAAACCAAAGAAGCTAAGGCTTTTCAAACCCAGGAAAACACCAGGa TACAGAATTTTTTCTTGGAGAGGACCCGCTGTGACACCTCGCTGGGCCTCCTGACGCTGAGGTTTAAGGAGCTGCTGAGCTCCACAACCGACGGGGTATTGGACCTGAATGCAGTCTCTCGGGAGCTCGGCGTTTCCAAGAGACGAGTCTATGATGTCACTAACGTCTTGGAAGGGATCAAACTCATCAGAAAGAAGTCTAAAAACCACATTCAGTGGTT GGGCTGGGAGACGAGCGATCTCTTGAACAAAGACCTGAAGGATCTCACGGAGGAGGAGAGCAAGCTGGACGGGCTGATCCAAAGTTGTGCTCGGCAGATAAGACAACTGTGTGAGGACCGCCACTGTCGGAG ATACGCCTACTTGACGTACGAGGACATCAGCAGCATTCCCAGTTTGAAAGAACAGACTGTGATCGTGATCAAAGCTCCTGCAGAGACAAAGCTGGAGGTGCCGCATCCAGAGGAG AGCTTCCAGGTGCACCTCACTAGCATCCACGGACCGATTGAAGTTTACCTGTGCTGTGATAAACCCATCCCCATGGCATCTACAGCAAGTGGCACCAAAAGCAGCAACTTGAACCCAAACACCTGTGGGAAGGATTTATTCTTCTCTATGCCCTTCTTGTCTCTCATCCAGGTGTCCTCTAAAG AAGATGCTGGCAATAGTCACGGAATCAAAAGTTCCTCAAACTCGCAGTCCAAGCCGTCAATGGCTACCGTCACCCCTACGCCCACATTTGAAGTCCAACATAAATTTGCCACTCCACCTTTGCCCCTCTCTGTAGTAGGGGGCCAGTACCTCCTGAGCCTGGCCAGCAATGAGGGCATCACTGACCTCTTCTCAGCCAACTTGGACCAGTCGCCCATGGATGTCCCGCTTACCTGA